A single genomic interval of Musa acuminata AAA Group cultivar baxijiao chromosome BXJ3-4, Cavendish_Baxijiao_AAA, whole genome shotgun sequence harbors:
- the LOC135634894 gene encoding chaperone protein dnaJ 49-like, whose amino-acid sequence MEGNKDDALKCLRIGKDALQSGDRTRAVKFLSKARRLDPTLPIDGLLSAAADSDGKSGGPADSAASSNASQPDEPSSGTSSRAAAASVSSASKVRISSDGPGSSRDYTEEQVTVISQIKKLNDYYQILGVEKGCTVEEVRKAYRKLSLKVHPDKNKAPGADEAFKAVSKAFQCLSDNESRKRYDLLGSDEPDRPVAQRGNHGFSGFYDEDFDADEIFRNFFFGGGPPVATHFRTFRFRTGGTGGASAHEMHGSVNHNLRMLIQILPIIILFLLNFLPSSEPIYMLFRSYPYEHKLETSRGVAYFVKSVKFEEEYPYESPKRIALEEHVESDYVGILEQNCRVELQRQHWGLSYQTPHCDRLQKFEAAA is encoded by the coding sequence ATGGAGGGGAACAAAGATGATGCTTTGAAGTGCCTCCGGATCGGTAAGGACGCATTGCAGTCCGGTGATCGGACTCGCGCCGTCAAATTTCTCTCCAAGGCTCGCCGTCTAGATCCCACTTTGCCGATCGACGGCCTCCTCTCCGCCGCTGCTGACTCTGATGGCAAATCCGGCGGTCCCGCTGATTCCGCTGCGTCGTCGAACGCTTCCCAGCCTGACGAGCCATCGAGCGGTACTTCTTCCCGTGCTGCCGCTGCATCCGTCTCTTCTGCTTCCAAGGTTAGGATTTCCTCGGATGGTCCTGGGTCTTCGAGGGACTACACTGAGGAGCAGGTGACCGTCATCAGTCAGATTAAGAAGCTGAATGATTACTATCAGATCTTGGGGGTTGAAAAAGGATGCACTGTGGAGGAAGTTAGGAAGGCCTACCGGAAGCTCTCTTTGAAGGTGCATCCTGACAAGAACAAGGCGCCTGGTGCTGATGAAGCCTTTAAGGCTGTATCTAAGGCCTTCCAGTGCTTGAGCGACAATGAGAGCAGGAAAAGGTATGATCTTCTCGGTTCAGATGAGCCTGATCGGCCGGTGGCACAGCGTGGCAATCATGGTTTCAGTGGCTTTTATGACGAGGACTTTGATGCTGATGAGATCTTCAGGAACTTCTTTTTTGGTGGAGGGCCTCCGGTTGCCACTCATTTTCGCACTTTCCGCTTTAGAACTGGTGGCACGGGTGGGGCGAGTGCTCATGAGATGCATGGTTCTGTCAATCATAATCTCCGGATGCTCATACAGATCTTGCCTATCATTATCCTGTTCTTGCTGAACTTCCTTCCATCTTCTGAACCAATATATATGCTGTTCCGATCCTATCCTTATGAGCACAAGCTAGAAACATCAAGGGGTGTGGCATACTTTGTTAAGTCAGTGAAATTTGAAGAGGAATATCCTTATGAGAGCCCAAAACGCATTGCTTTGGAGGAACATGTGGAGAGTGACTATGTTGGGATCCTTGAACAGAATTGCCGGGTTGAGTTGCAGAGACAACACTGGGGACTGTCATACCAAACACCACATTGCGATAGGCTTCAGAAGTTTGAGGCAGCAGCTTGA
- the LOC135582544 gene encoding GTP-binding nuclear protein Ran1B-like has translation MALPNQQTVDYPSFKLVLVGDGGTGKTTFVKRHLTGEFEKKYEPTIGVEVHPLDFFTNCGKIRFYCWDTAGQEKFGGLRDGYYIHGQCAIIMFDVTARLTYKNVPTWHRDLCRVCENIPIVLCGNKVDVKNRQVKAKQVTFHRKKNLQYYEISAKSNYNFEKPFLYLARKLAGDPNLHFVESPALAPPEVQIDLAAQQQHEAELAAAAAQPLPDDDDDVFD, from the exons ATG GCGTTGCCGAATCAGCAAACCGTCGATTACCCGAGCTTCAAGCTCGTTCTCGTCGGCGATGGAGGGACTG GAAAAACTACGTTTGTGAAGAGGCACCTTACTGGTGAATTCGAGAAGAAGTACGAAC CTACTATTGGTGTTGAGGTCCATCCTTTGGATTTCTTCACAAACTGTGGGAAGATCCGGTTCTATTGCTGGGATACGGCTGGTCAAGAGAAATTTGGTGGTCTTCGGGATGGATACTA TATCCATGGTCAATGTGCGATTATCATGTTCGATGTCACTGCCAGGTTGACTTACAAAAATGTTCCAACATGGCACCGGGATCTTTGCAG GGTTTGTGAGAATATTCCGATCGTCCTTTGTGGTAACAAGGTCGATGTGAAGAACAGGCAGGTCAAAGCTAAGCAAGTTACATTCCACAGGAAGAAGAACCTCCAATACTATGAGATTTCTGCAAAGAGCAATTACAACTTTGAGAAGCCTTTCCTTTACCTTGCTAGAAAACTTGCAGG GGACCCAAATCTTCACTTTGTTGAATCACCGGCTCTTGCACCTCCTGAAGTCCAGATTGACCTGGCTGCACAGCAACA GCATGAAGCTGAACTGGCTGCAGCTGCTGCCCAACCTCTTcctgacgacgacgatgatgtaTTTGATTAG
- the LOC103980404 gene encoding uncharacterized protein LOC103980404 has translation MTFFLRTTWNPSTSPGDFFISSYGRFQGRLRFCTCCSSVCCSSRRAELQMDLDEEKNPNDSDPLISRQTESSRSPDGLDEIKDDEADANSSACCRICLESDTFPGDELISPCMCKGTQQFVHRSCLDHWRSVKEGFAFSHCTTCKARFHLRVEFLEDYSWRKIKFRIFVARDVLLVFLAVQTVIATIGGFSYFLDKNGSFRNSFSDGWDRILSKHPIPFYYCIGVLAFFVLLGFFGLILHCSSFNSNGPCMTGCRNCCYGWGILDCFPASMEACFALVVIFVIVFAILGIAYGFLAATMAIQRIWQRHYHILTKRELTKEYVVEDLHGCYAPPKMDPEHEERLRVLKLL, from the exons ATGACCTTTTTCCTGAGGACGACTTGGAACCCGTCGACCTCGCCCGGTGATTTCTTCATATCATCCTACGGCCGATTCCAAGGTCGCTTGAGGTTCTGCACCTGTTGCTCGTCGGTTTGTTGCTCCTCCCGGAG GGCTGAGTTGCAGATGGATCTGGACGAAGAGAAGAACCCGAACGATTCCGATCCCCTTATCTCGAGACAGACCGAATCTTCTCGGTCGCCGGATGGTTTGGACGAGATCAAGGACGACGAGGCGGATGCTAATTCATCTGCGTGCTGCCGCATCTGCCTCGAGAGCGATACCTTCCCAG GTGATGAGTTGATATCTCCATGCATGTGCAAAGGCACTCAGCAGTTTGTCCACCGGTCATGTCTTGATCATTGGCGTTCAGTGAAG GAAGGATTTGCCTTTTCACACTGCACAACATGTAAGGCTCGGTTCCATCTGCGAGTGGAATTTCTGGAGGACTATTCATGGCGCAAAATAAAGTTCCGGATTTTCGTAGCTAGAGATGTTCTCCTTGTCTTCCTTGCTGTACAAACT GTCATTGCTACCATTGGTGGTTTTTCATACTTCTTAGACAAAAATGGGAGCTTCAGGAATTCCTTCAGCGATGGTTGGGACCGCATACTGTCGAAGCATCCAATACCCTTCTATTACTGCATAG GTGTCTTGGCATTCTTTGTGCTTCTTGGGTTTTTTGGGCTTATACTGCACTGCTCATCCTTCAACAGCAATGGTCCCTGCATGACTGGTTGTCGAAACTGCTGCTATGGCTGGGGAATACTGGATTGCTTCCCTGCTTCCATGGAGGCTTGCTTTGCATTGGTGGTCATCTTTGTCATTGTATTTGCTATCCTAGGCATCGCCTACGGCTTCCTGGCAGCTACCATGGCCATCCAAAGGATTTGGCAGAGGCATTATCACATCCTCACAAAGAGGGAGCTCACCAAG GAATATGTGGTAGAGGACCTTCACGGGTGTTATGCGCCACCGAAAATGGATCCCGAGCATGAAGAACGGTTGAGAGTGCTAAAGCTCCTGTAG
- the LOC103980403 gene encoding probable 2-oxoglutarate-dependent dioxygenase AOP1, with the protein MRRHLPMIDFSGVGMACAGTPAWDAVQEQVMPALQFHGCFEAVYNRVASELRLSLLEIAKDLLSLPLQTKLRNASDVPYGGYLGHFPGLAYESLAIRDATLPHAIPNFASLMWPSGSNPNFCEKARSFTKQVAELEEMVRRMVLESLGVAKYAEEQMQSTYYLLRFTEYGAAGEWEEEKRKLAHMAHRDTNMLSIVCQLNVVDGLQVEAMDGEWHLAAPRSVASFFVIAGEAFHAWSNGRVYAPMHGVAMDGTVARYSAILFSRPISEQTIQAPAELVDGDHPSLFRPFEYGDFLHFCVSAEGRKLKKCRLSAYRREEDITKEDEA; encoded by the exons aTGCGACGGCATCTCCCTATGATCGATTTCTCCGGTGTCGGCATGGCTTGCGCGGGAACGCCGGCCTGGGACGCCGTTCAGGAGCAGGTGATGCCGGCTCTCCAATTCCACGGCTGCTTCGAGGCCGTGTACAACCGGGTCGCCTCCGAGCTCCGCCTTTCCCTCCTGGAGATCGCCAAGGATCTCTTGTCCCTCCCTCTTCAGACCAAACTCAGGAATGCCTCCGATGTGCCCTACGGCGGCTACCTCGGCCACTTTCCAGGCCTCGCCTACGAGAGCCTCGCCATCAGGGACGCTACCCTTCCCCACGCCATCCCAAACTTCGCCAGCCTCATGTGGCCCAGCGGATCAAACCCCAATTTCTG CGAGAAGGCGCGGTCGTTCACCAAGCAAGTGGCGGAGTTGGAGGAGATGGTGAGGAGGATGGTGTTGGAGAGCCTGGGCGTGGCGAAGTACGCGGAGGAGCAGATGCAGTCGACGTACTACCTGCTGCGGTTCACGGAGTACGGGGCGGCCGGCGagtgggaggaggagaagaggaagctgGCTCACATGGCGCACCGGGACACGAACATGCTGTCGATCGTGTGCCAGTTGAACGTGGTGGACGGGCTGCAGGTGGAGGCCATGGACGGGGAGTGGCACCTGGCCGCGCCCAGATCGGTCGCTTCCTTCTTCGTCATCGCAGGAGAGGCTTTCCAC GCATGGAGTAACGGGAGGGTGTACGCCCCCATGCACGGCGTCGCCATGGACGGCACAGTAGCGAGATACTCCGCCATCCTATTTTCGAGGCCTATAAGCGAGCAAACGATCCAAGCCCCAGCGGAGCTCGTGGACGGTGACCATCCCTCTCTCTTCCGACCTTTCGAGTACGGCGACTTCTTGCACTTCTGCGTCTCTGCGGAGGGCAGAAAGCTAAAGAAGTGCAGACTGAGCGCTTATCGCAGGGAGGAGGACATCACCAAAGAAGATGAAGCATGA
- the LOC135637159 gene encoding katanin p60 ATPase-containing subunit A1-like — protein sequence MAGTLAGLQDHLKLAREYALEGLYDTSIIFFDGAIAQINKHLSTLDDTEIRAKWMNCKKAISEEVGIVKQLDAELRAFKEIPGTRRSSSPPISVKSSFVFQPLDEYPASSGASDDPDVWRPPSRDTQNRRPTRTTQTGMRKSSQDGTWARGSSRAGTVGRGAKASSGKSSSTARSSAASGKKGKSSSSKPDAQNGDAEEAKPKKGQYEGPDADLAAMLERDVLETSPGVRWDDVAGLSEAKRLLEEAVVLPLWMPEYFQGIRRPWKGVLMFGPPGTGKTLLAKAVATECGTTFFNVSSATLASKWRGESERMVRCLFDLARAYAPSTIFIDEIDSLCNSRGASGEHESSRRVKSELLVQIDGVNNSSTGEDGQKKIVMVLAATNFPWDIDEALRRRLEKRIYIPLPNFESRKELIKINLRTVEVAPDVDIDEVARRTEGYSGDDLTNVCRDASLNGMRRKIAGKTRDEIKNMAKEEISKDPVAMCDFEEALTKVQRSVSSADIERHEKWFSEFGSA from the exons ATGGCCGGAACCCTAGCGGGGCTCCAAGATCACCTCAAGCTCGCGCGGGAGTACGCTCTTGAGGGCCTCTATGACACCTCCATCATCTTCTTcgacggtgccatcgcccagatcAACAA GCATCTGAGCACTCTGGATGACACTGAAATTCGTGCAAAATGGATGAATTGTAAGAAGGCTATTTCCGAGGAGGTTGGCATTGTCAAACAATTGGATGCTGAATTAAGGGCTTTCAAGGAAATTCCAGGGACCAGGAGGTCCTCTTCACCCCCGATATCTGTTAAATCCTCCTTTGTTTTCCAACCACTGGATGAGTACCCAGCTTCTTCAGGTGCCTCGGATGATCCAGATGTTTGGAGACCACCAAGCCGAGACACTCAGAACAGAAGGCCCACAAGGACCACCCAAACTGGCATGAGGAAGTCCTCTCAAGATGGTACTTGGGCACGTGGTTCTTCCAGGGCAGGAACTGTTGGGCGTGGTGCTAAGGCCAGCTCGGGTAAAAGTAGTTCAACTGCCAGATCATCAGCTGCCAGTGGAAAGAAAGGAAAATCCAGCTCTAGCAAGCCAGATGCACAG AATGGTGATGCAGAAGAAGCAAAGCCaaaaaagggacagtatgaaggaCCTGATGCAGACTTGGCTGCAATGCTTGAAAGGGATGTCTTGGAGACTAGTCCTGGTGTGAGATGGGATGATGTTGCAGGACTCAGCGAAGCCAAAAGACTCCTAGAGGAAGCTGTAGTTCTTCCTCTATGGATGCCCGAGTATTTTCAG GGGATTCGACGGCCTTGGAAAGGTGTCCTTATGTTTGGTCCACCCGGTACCGGAAAGACACTTTTGGCAAAGGCTGTAGCTACAGAATGCGGTACAACATTCTTCAATGTTTCTTCTGCTACACTGGCTTCAAAATGGCGTGGAGAGAGTGAGAGGATGGTGCGTTGCCTGTTTGATCTTGCAAGAGCCTACGCTCCAAGTACAATTTTTATCGATGAAATTGATTCTCTGTGCAATTCTCGGGG GGCTTCAGGTGAACATGAGTCATCTAGAAGAGTGAAGTCTGAACTCCTAGTTCAAATTGATGGTGTCAACAATAGCTCTACTGGTGAAGATGGTCAAAAGAAAATAGTGATGGTTTTGGCGGCTACCAATTTCCCCTGGGACATAGATGAGGCACTTAG GAGGCGGCTGGAAAAGAGGATTTATATACCTCTTCCTAATTTTGAAAGTCGAAAGGAGCTTATAAAGATCAATTTAAGAACTGTTGAG GTAGCTCCAGATGTAGACATCGATGAAGTAGCCCGTCGAACAGAAGGTTACAGTGGAGATGATCTCACGAACGTTTGTCGTGATGCTTCATTGAATGGTATGAGGCGCAAAATTGCTGGCAAGACAAGGGATGAGATCAAGAACATGGCAAAAGAAGAGATCTCAAAGGACCCTGTGGCTATGTGTGACTTCGAAGAAGCTCTGACAAAAGTCCAGAGGAGTGTTTCTAGTGCTGATATAGAACGCCACGAGAAGTGGTTTTCGGAGTTTGGGTCGGCCTAG